The window cacttttattttaaataaTCTCTTCTTTCTTCAGGAGGGACTTGGGCAGGACCAGCTTGAAGAAAGAATACTGTCTGATTGTTGCCTAATCATTTGCTGACCAGATGAGACTCCTTGTGTTGAAGTGGCATCAGCATACTGTTGTCCTTGATGCTAACCATTTCTATGTACTGTCACCATTAAAGTCATAAATTGTGAACAATTTTTACTGTTGCCATCAGTTTTGCTTGCATGCTCAACTATAGAAATATTACTTGAAAGCACTGATTttctaatgtatttatttactaATCTAACTACCAAAAATGAATAAATTATTTTATGTATAATTGATTACTTTATTTCTTGAGTATGGACAAAATATTCTGTCTTTTTGAGGCACCGTTCACACTATCACAGCTGTTTGAGATCACAGAATGGTAAAGGACTTCCTAATATAACTCTGGGGAAGTACAGAGGCATTGAAATGCAACACTCAATGGTAAAGAACTGCAAATGATCCCTGAGTAGGTGCTTTCCAGACATAAAAATACTCTAGGCTAGTCCTGGAGGACAATGGATTTTGTTACTGTGAGCTTATTGGTCATGCTCCTGTCTGGGGTGTGGCTTACTGTTTTGCTGAAGCCCCATTGGTTGAGTGTGGCACTGGCAATACTTGCACTGTGGCTCTACTCAGCCCTCAATCCTGCCACTGGTTTGCCCTGGTTCCGCACTACATCCTTTGAGATCTGGGTTCATGACTCTGGAGTCTTATTTATTCCTGCCAGTCAGGTGATGTAACCCTGGCTTGTTTGGAGCTGGGGTGCAGGGAGAACTTGACAGTGAGGCTAGGGGAGGTGGAGGTGTTTACATCAGGGGTGCCTGGCAGGGTTGCAATCGCTGTGGGGAACTTTGAGAGAGGATTGAGTGATTCAGTGTGTAGTTGCATAAATGCTGTTAAGAAAAGATACTATGATATTAATAATACATTGATACCACTTTGTTTCGATTTTGCTACTCCCTGTGACAgagttgtagtgtcatgttataCCCTCTGAGAAGTGCTATTTCCTAGTTTCGTCTATCCTTTACCTAGGTTGTGCTATACACACTATGTGAGCACAGGAGAGGGGAAGCCCGGGGAAGCTCTCCATGTGGGATGGTTCAGAGACATCTAGAGAGGAGGTTGCAAGTTTTCTCCATTGTCAGGGCCCAGAGCTCATAGTGACATGTCGGCAGGACTGCCCGACCTCTCGTCAGCTTGACGACCATGACGTTCCCACTCTACAACGGATGCTCCACCTGTCACTCCTGAAGCCTGTTGAAATCACCACCTCCTTGTACATTGCTCACGTGTCCCTCCGTCTGTGTACAGGTGAGCTGATGGACCCTTTCCACTTCAGGGGCTCTTTAGTAAGGTCATATTAAGGGAGCGCCGTCAACATACCAATCAACACATCTATAATGGCTTATTCGTGAACATTAAAATGTATAACTGGATATTTCCGAGCCCACTAGCCACTTGTTATAACTCACTCTTTTTTACATTTCTGTCCACATCCCTGTATACGGGGAACGAGACGCATAGCCTCTAACCCAGTTGGACCTTCTCCAAAAGAACAGAACCCACTTCCTGGATCACTCACATGGGGGAAACGGCTACCTCATCCACCGGTCCTCTCCGTCCGACTCTGGGGTTTATTGCTGTTTCCAGGAGGGGCAGCTGACAGGGGGTTACCTCCTGCGGATGGATGAGCAAAAGAGAACTGACAGGAGCAAGCCCAAGTCCAGATGAGCCATACCTTCCTCAGAGCTAGTGGCCctttgcctggctacccagacgCCTTGCTCAGGCCAAACGGCACGCTACTTCTCCACAGATTTCTGGATCACAGTgcatccggaaagtattcagaccccttgacttcttccaaatgttacgttacagccatattctaaatggattaaattgtttttttttcccccttatcaatctacatacaataccccataatgacaaagcaaaaacaggtttttagaaatgtttgcaaatggattaaaaatacaaaactgaaatattacatttacataagtattcagaccctttactcagtactttgttgaagcaccgttggcagtgattacagccttgagtcgtcTTGGGGCCCTtctccaaggcccttctcccccgattgctgttTGGCCGGGCacccagctctaagaagagtcttggtgggtccgaacttcttccatttaagaatgatggaggccactgtgttcttggggaccttcaatgctgcagacattttgtggtacccttccccagatctgtgcctcgacacaatcttgtctcggagctctacggacaattccttcgaactcatggcttggtttttgctctgacatgcactgtcaactgtgggacatttatatagacaggtgtgtgcctttccaaatcatgtccgatcaatttaatttaccacaggtggactccatttaagttgtagaaacatctcaaggatgataaatagaagcaggatgcacctgagctcaatgtcaagtctcatagcaatgggtctgaatacttatgttatgtATCTCTTTATTATTTGTAATAGCAAAACAAaaatacctgtttttgctttgtcattatgggatattgtgtgtagattaaataaataacaattctcagcaatcaattttagaataaggctgtaacttaacaaaatgtgggaaaagtcaaggggtctgaataccacTGTATGTACCTCCCTGACCCTTCACCAAATGCAAACACATTCAGGGCCGTCTGATTGGTTCAGAAACCTTGGTGCCTTGCAAATAAAAGTTGAATTACTTGTTAAAGGCTTTGGTAAGTATACGACGTGTAACACAATAATAAAAACAGTTTTATTATTATAGTCAACATTTACAAAACAGTTACAAAACCATATGATCCTTCCCCATCTTTCATTTAACACTGATACTTGAACTACATGAAAAAGGTCAATATTCAGAAGCTTTAGTTTCACATTTGATTTAATAACGTAACAGTCTTAGTAACACTTGCGGAGTGATAAGAAAAACTACACTTGAGGTCCCAATGGCTTGGCCCTACATTCAGTCAACAGTATGATTAAGTTTACAGAATGTTTAATCTCGGTTACCCAGAAGTAAGATTATTGTTAAGGTTTGTCACTTCCTGTCCACGAGATTATACAATGATTAACATCAATATTCTTTAAAGACAACTGCTACTAGGTAAAGAGAAAATCATTGTCTATGAGAGAAACATACTGCATGATTGGTACATGATTGTCTCATCCATCTCTATCGGCCCATGGCTCATGAGTGGTGGGATGCCATTGTTTGAATGGTCTGAGCCTGTATCCATGACGGGAACAATACTTGGCACGCCCACCTCTCTGGAAGGAGGCACTGCCAGCACCCCAAACTCCACCTCGAAGCTCCCCTTTGCCTCTCCATTCTCACGACGTATCAGCAGCTCATACTCCCCGAACCGGACCAGGGCCTTATTCGGCAGCTCTGCCCTCTCCAGGTACCCCAACTCTGACCCGTTGACCGTCACGTGTCCCTTCTGGCTCAGGTTCTGCACAGAGAACAGCATGTCAGGGCTGTTGGCGGTGAGGTAGGCCTGCAAGGCCAGCTGCTTGCGGGAGACCCGTGGGTCGGCCAGGGCAAAGGTGCATCCGTGGGCGTCCCGGCCCAGCCTCAGGGGGTCCTCGGCTGGGTGCTTGTGCCTGGCGTCCAGGGGCAGCAGGCGGTAAAGAGCCTTAGAGGCCTGCTGGGGGTGGTAGAGCTGGATCTGGAGGTAGGTCATCAGCTCCTCTGTTTCCATGGTGTGAGGCAGCTCCATGATGTGTGTTATGATAGCTTTTGCAATTGAAAGGATGCTGACTTTCAGTTTCAATTGGTCTGAAAGAAAAACAGAGATAATTATTAAATTGACTATTTTTTGTTATTCTGGCACTTAAACAAGTCTTATTACTAGAAATAGAATAACAGCTCAGACAGAGGGTACTGAAATTAAAAACATTTCATTCTATTGCACAACTCCATAGGGAGAAATGTCAGGGTATTTCCATAAAGCAGTAGAAAATCTCTTGTTTTGTTAACACTTTTAGTTCTCATTTTAAGGAAGACCTGTCAGAATTGCATCATTCCACACACCCAGCCTCATTCAGCATTTCCTCTAAAACTTTCACTTGATGAAAGTAATTTCACGGTGCTATGAATGTAGCCTATTTTATATGGGTCGTTCCATGAAATGAGTGCCTTTTGCCTcagatattttaagtagaaattgtgcaccaatgttgaattttaaaagcctgttatattaaatgacgTGCTCTTtactatagaccacatggaaAACGCAATACATCAAAAACAAATGtatgaataaagacttgctaaagtgTCAGTattcagcattttgacatgttCCACTGCATCCTCTATATAGATCCtaaaaagggttatttggctgtccccacaggagaacCCGTTGTAgacccctttttggttccaggtaaagccc of the Oncorhynchus gorbuscha isolate QuinsamMale2020 ecotype Even-year linkage group LG25, OgorEven_v1.0, whole genome shotgun sequence genome contains:
- the LOC124013690 gene encoding TRAF-interacting protein with FHA domain-containing protein A-like gives rise to the protein MELPHTMETEELMTYLQIQLYHPQQASKALYRLLPLDARHKHPAEDPLRLGRDAHGCTFALADPRVSRKQLALQAYLTANSPDMLFSVQNLSQKGHVTVNGSELGYLERAELPNKALVRFGEYELLIRRENGEAKGSFEVEFGVLAVPPSREVGVPSIVPVMDTGSDHSNNGIPPLMSHGPIEMDETIMYQSCSMFLS